Proteins encoded within one genomic window of Halomonas sp. YLGW01:
- the folM gene encoding dihydromonapterin reductase — protein sequence MSGAPILITGGAQRLGRHCAERLVDDGHPVIISYRRERPELEALREKGIVTLAADFGSEAGILDFIARLKATTPALRAIVHNASDWAPDSLGDDAGANFERLFRVHMQAPYLINLHARGLLEAGDEPLADIVHMTDYVATKGSKKHAAYAATKAGLDNLTLSFAAMYAPRIQVNGIAPAMIMLNEGDDEAYAEKARAKSAMQMIPGPGVIYESLRYLLDNRFVTGVILPVDGGRHLR from the coding sequence ATGAGCGGCGCGCCGATCCTGATCACCGGTGGCGCTCAGCGGCTGGGGCGGCACTGTGCCGAGCGCCTGGTCGACGATGGCCATCCGGTGATCATCAGCTATCGGCGCGAGCGCCCCGAGCTCGAGGCTCTGCGCGAAAAGGGCATCGTCACCCTGGCCGCGGACTTCGGAAGCGAAGCCGGTATCCTCGACTTCATCGCCCGGCTCAAGGCGACCACGCCTGCGCTGCGGGCCATCGTCCACAACGCCAGCGACTGGGCGCCGGACAGTCTTGGCGACGATGCCGGCGCCAACTTCGAGCGCCTGTTCCGGGTGCACATGCAGGCACCCTACCTGATCAACCTGCATGCCCGGGGCCTGCTCGAGGCCGGCGACGAGCCGCTGGCCGACATCGTGCACATGACCGACTATGTGGCGACCAAGGGCTCGAAGAAGCACGCCGCCTATGCGGCCACCAAGGCCGGGCTCGACAACCTGACGCTATCGTTCGCCGCCATGTATGCGCCGCGCATCCAGGTCAATGGCATCGCCCCGGCGATGATCATGCTCAACGAGGGCGATGACGAGGCCTACGCCGAGAAGGCTCGCGCCAAGTCGGCGATGCAGATGATCCCCGGGCCGGGGGTGATCTACGAGAGCCTGCGCTACCTGCTCGACAACCGCTTCGTCACCGGCGTGATCCTGCCGGTCGATGGGGGCCGGCACCTGCGCTAG
- a CDS encoding NAD(P)H-flavin reductase, which translates to MTARTLTCQVTAVEDLNPDVFRVRLEGRPEAMAHAPGQYLELELDDDTWVPFSIANAHADDGTLELHIQHWPERSNSARLRELMQHAAHLTLRLPGGDCVLDANSARPLTLIAAGTGFAQMKAIVEAALASHAERPIALWWAVRERRDFYLESLAREWAANQPAVTFHAVTEQPIEAEDESDLEAPDVKLHQGRIDEVIARDLASVAGHDVYLSGSPGMVYACVDALAPRGLDPARVFSDVFAYAPREPLVPASAAAQAESDA; encoded by the coding sequence ATGACCGCAAGGACCCTGACCTGCCAAGTGACGGCGGTGGAGGATCTCAATCCCGATGTCTTCCGGGTGCGCCTGGAGGGGCGCCCCGAGGCCATGGCGCATGCCCCTGGCCAGTACCTGGAGCTCGAGCTGGATGACGACACCTGGGTGCCGTTCTCGATCGCCAATGCCCATGCCGATGACGGCACCCTCGAGTTGCATATCCAGCATTGGCCCGAGCGTTCCAATTCGGCGCGTCTTCGGGAGCTCATGCAGCACGCCGCCCATCTGACCCTGCGCCTGCCGGGCGGTGACTGTGTGCTCGACGCGAACAGCGCCCGGCCGCTGACCCTGATCGCCGCGGGCACCGGCTTCGCCCAGATGAAGGCGATCGTCGAGGCGGCACTGGCGAGCCATGCCGAGCGTCCCATCGCGCTGTGGTGGGCGGTGCGCGAGCGCCGCGACTTCTACCTGGAGAGCCTGGCCCGGGAATGGGCGGCCAACCAGCCGGCCGTCACCTTCCATGCGGTCACCGAGCAGCCGATCGAGGCCGAGGACGAGAGCGATCTCGAGGCGCCCGACGTGAAGCTACATCAGGGCCGCATCGACGAGGTGATCGCCCGCGACCTGGCCTCGGTGGCCGGCCACGATGTCTACCTGTCGGGCTCGCCGGGCATGGTCTATGCCTGCGTCGATGCCCTGGCCCCCCGTGGCCTGGACCCCGCACGGGTGTTCTCGGATGTCTTCGCCTATGCGCCCCGCGAACCGCTGGTACCCGCGTCGGCCGCCGCCCAGGCGGAGAGCGACGCATGA
- the ubiD gene encoding 4-hydroxy-3-polyprenylbenzoate decarboxylase: protein MKYKDLREFIAALEAQGELERVTAEVDPYLEITEICDRTLKAGGPALLFENVKGHDMPLLGNLFGTPRRVALGMGQESVSALREVGKLLAFLKEPDPPKGFRDAWEKLPIFKQVMSMGPKVLRKAPVQEVVLEGEAVDLDRIPIQHCWPGDAAPLVTWALVVTKGPHKARQNLGIYRQQKLGKNRLIMRWLSHRGGALDFKEWQDAHPGEPFPVAVALGADPATILGAVTPVPDSLSEYAFAGLLRGSRTELVKCGHADLDVPASAEIILEGFIYPDDMAPEGPYGDHTGYYNEVEHFPVFTVERITHRRDPIYHSTYTGRPPDEPAILGLALNEVFVPILRKQFPEIVDFYLPPEGCSYRMAVVTMKKQYPGHAKRVMMGVWSFLRQFMYTKFVVVLDDDIDARNWEDVIWAITTRMDPARDTVMVENTPIDYLDFASPTAGLGSKMGLDATNKWPGETDREWGEPIVMDAAVKARVDERWAELGITLPAGPAPRS from the coding sequence ATGAAGTATAAGGACTTGCGTGAGTTCATCGCCGCCCTGGAGGCGCAGGGTGAGCTTGAGCGGGTGACCGCCGAGGTGGATCCCTACCTCGAGATCACCGAGATCTGTGATCGCACCCTCAAGGCCGGCGGCCCGGCGCTCCTGTTCGAGAACGTCAAGGGCCATGACATGCCGCTGCTCGGCAACCTGTTCGGTACACCCCGGCGCGTGGCGCTGGGCATGGGCCAGGAGTCGGTGAGCGCCCTGCGCGAGGTGGGCAAGCTGCTGGCCTTCCTCAAGGAGCCCGATCCGCCCAAGGGCTTTCGTGACGCCTGGGAGAAGCTGCCCATCTTCAAGCAGGTGATGAGCATGGGGCCCAAGGTGCTCCGCAAGGCGCCGGTTCAGGAGGTGGTGCTCGAAGGCGAGGCGGTGGATCTCGATCGCATTCCCATCCAGCACTGCTGGCCCGGCGACGCCGCGCCGCTGGTCACCTGGGCGCTGGTGGTCACCAAGGGGCCCCACAAGGCGCGCCAGAACCTCGGCATCTATCGCCAGCAGAAGCTGGGCAAGAACCGCCTGATCATGCGCTGGCTCTCCCATCGCGGTGGGGCGCTGGATTTCAAGGAATGGCAGGATGCTCATCCCGGAGAGCCCTTCCCGGTCGCCGTGGCGCTGGGGGCCGACCCGGCCACCATCCTCGGTGCGGTGACCCCGGTGCCGGACAGCCTCTCCGAGTACGCCTTCGCCGGCCTGCTGCGGGGCTCGCGCACCGAGCTGGTCAAGTGCGGCCATGCTGATCTCGATGTGCCGGCCAGTGCCGAAATCATTCTCGAGGGCTTCATCTACCCCGACGACATGGCCCCCGAGGGACCCTACGGCGATCACACCGGCTACTACAACGAGGTCGAGCATTTCCCGGTCTTCACCGTTGAGCGCATCACCCATCGCCGCGATCCCATCTACCACTCGACCTATACCGGCAGGCCGCCCGACGAGCCGGCCATCCTCGGCCTTGCCCTCAACGAGGTCTTCGTGCCGATCCTGCGCAAGCAGTTTCCCGAGATCGTCGACTTCTACCTGCCGCCGGAGGGCTGCTCCTACCGCATGGCGGTGGTGACGATGAAGAAGCAGTACCCGGGCCATGCCAAGCGCGTGATGATGGGCGTGTGGAGCTTCCTGCGCCAGTTCATGTATACCAAGTTCGTGGTGGTGCTCGACGACGACATCGATGCCCGCAACTGGGAAGACGTGATCTGGGCCATCACCACCCGCATGGACCCGGCGCGTGATACGGTGATGGTCGAGAACACGCCCATCGACTACCTGGACTTTGCCTCGCCCACCGCCGGGCTCGGTTCCAAGATGGGCCTGGACGCCACCAACAAGTGGCCGGGCGAGACCGATCGCGAGTGGGGCGAGCCGATCGTCATGGACGCGGCCGTCAAGGCCCGGGTCGACGAGCGCTGGGCCGAACTCGGCATCACCCTGCCGGCGGGCCCCGCCCCACGCTCCTGA
- the rho gene encoding transcription termination factor Rho, whose amino-acid sequence MNLTELKQKTVPELLDIAREMGIDNLARSRKQDIIFAILKKHAKSGEDIYGDGVLEILQDGFGFLRSADSSYLAGPDDIYVSPSQIRRFNLRKGDSIAGKIRPPKEGERYFALLKVSEINFDRPENAKHKILFENLTPLFPQERMVMEIGNGSTEDLTSRIIDLTAPIGKGQRGLIVSPPKAGKTLMLQNIATSITRNNPECHLIVLLIDERPEEVTEMSRTVRGEVVASTFDEPPARHVQVAEMVIEKAKRLVEHKKDVVILLDSITRLARAYNTVVPSSGKVLTGGVDAHALEKPKRFFGAARNIEEGGSLTILATALVDTGSKMDEVIFEEFKGTGNMEAHLDRKLAEKRVYPAMNIRRSGTRREDLIASEDEMQRMWILRKLLNPMDDVAATEFLIDRLKDTKTNLEFFEAMKRR is encoded by the coding sequence ATGAATCTTACCGAACTCAAGCAAAAGACCGTGCCGGAACTGCTGGATATCGCCCGGGAAATGGGCATCGATAATCTGGCTCGTTCGCGCAAGCAGGACATCATCTTCGCCATCCTGAAGAAGCACGCCAAGAGCGGCGAGGACATTTACGGCGATGGTGTACTGGAGATTCTCCAGGATGGCTTCGGCTTTCTGCGCAGCGCTGACTCTTCCTATCTCGCCGGTCCCGATGACATCTACGTCTCGCCGTCCCAGATCCGTCGTTTCAACCTGCGCAAGGGCGACTCGATTGCCGGCAAGATTCGTCCACCCAAGGAAGGTGAGCGCTACTTCGCCCTGTTGAAGGTCAGCGAGATCAACTTCGATCGGCCGGAGAACGCCAAGCACAAGATCCTGTTCGAGAACCTGACCCCGCTGTTCCCCCAGGAGCGCATGGTGATGGAGATCGGCAACGGTTCCACCGAGGATCTGACGTCGCGCATCATCGACCTGACGGCGCCCATCGGCAAGGGCCAGCGCGGCCTGATCGTCTCGCCCCCCAAGGCGGGCAAGACGCTGATGCTGCAGAATATCGCCACCTCGATCACCCGCAATAATCCCGAGTGTCACCTGATCGTGCTGCTGATCGATGAGCGCCCGGAAGAAGTGACCGAGATGTCGCGCACCGTGCGCGGCGAGGTGGTGGCCTCGACCTTCGATGAGCCGCCGGCCCGCCACGTCCAGGTCGCCGAGATGGTGATCGAGAAGGCCAAGCGTCTGGTCGAGCACAAGAAGGACGTGGTGATCCTGCTCGACTCCATCACCCGTCTGGCCCGCGCCTACAACACCGTAGTGCCGAGCTCCGGCAAGGTGCTGACCGGTGGTGTCGACGCCCATGCCCTCGAGAAGCCCAAGCGCTTCTTCGGCGCGGCGCGCAACATCGAGGAAGGCGGCAGCCTGACCATTCTCGCCACGGCGCTGGTCGATACCGGCTCCAAGATGGACGAGGTGATCTTCGAGGAGTTCAAGGGTACCGGCAACATGGAGGCCCACCTCGACCGCAAGCTGGCCGAGAAGCGCGTCTACCCGGCGATGAACATCCGCCGCTCGGGCACCCGCCGCGAGGACCTGATCGCCTCCGAGGACGAGATGCAGCGCATGTGGATCCTGCGCAAGCTGCTCAACCCGATGGATGACGTGGCCGCGACCGAGTTCCTGATCGATCGCCTGAAGGACACCAAGACTAACCTGGAGTTCTTCGAGGCCATGAAGCGGCGCTGA
- the ppx gene encoding exopolyphosphatase gives MSNHSAFGETPDVAPTPQRLAAIDLGSNSFHLLVANQVDGQLQVVAKLGEKVQLGAGLDDEGALTEDAMQRALDCLARFAPFLEETPTAQLRVVGTNALRAATNSQVLIERAEALLGHEIEIIAGREEARLIYLGAAHALAEVHGRRLIVDIGGGSTEFIIGEHFEPLALESLEMGCVTFTQRFFADGEITEKRFRRAELAALSELANIRRPFEELGWADPVGSSGTIKAAAAVLAATGQGPEGIIDRKGLAALRKRLIKMKRLDKVVMDGLKEDRASVFPAGIAVLSAVFEAFGLEQMRYSDGALREGVLYDMIGRNTAEDSRLQTLEGLRRRYQIDPRQADQVASSARQCLAQVAHAWPLNAGNAQFLDWAAQLHEIGLAISHSQFHRHGAYLLAHSDLAGLSRPEQQALAFLVRAHRRKFPLKELDALPASVRPTLGRLARLLRLAVILNHSRPEHPPTGFRLSADGDRLSLSLGAELADQALLINDLEQEQEYQRAAGFSLAIEPQESLAASAR, from the coding sequence ATGAGCAACCATTCGGCCTTCGGCGAGACGCCGGACGTGGCGCCGACGCCGCAACGCCTGGCGGCCATCGATCTGGGCTCCAACAGCTTTCACCTGCTGGTCGCCAACCAGGTCGACGGTCAGTTGCAGGTCGTCGCCAAGCTCGGCGAAAAGGTCCAGCTGGGCGCCGGCCTCGATGACGAGGGCGCCCTGACCGAGGACGCCATGCAGCGGGCCCTGGATTGCCTGGCGCGCTTCGCGCCCTTCCTCGAGGAGACGCCGACCGCCCAGCTGCGGGTGGTGGGCACCAACGCGCTGCGCGCGGCCACCAACAGCCAGGTGCTGATCGAGCGCGCCGAGGCCCTGCTCGGCCACGAGATCGAGATCATCGCCGGGCGCGAGGAAGCGCGCCTGATCTACCTGGGAGCGGCCCACGCCCTGGCCGAGGTCCACGGCCGGCGCCTGATCGTCGATATCGGCGGCGGTTCCACGGAGTTCATCATCGGCGAACACTTCGAGCCCCTGGCGCTTGAGAGCCTCGAGATGGGCTGCGTGACCTTCACTCAGCGCTTCTTCGCCGACGGCGAGATCACCGAGAAACGCTTTCGCCGCGCAGAACTCGCCGCCTTATCGGAGCTTGCCAACATTCGCCGCCCCTTCGAGGAGCTCGGCTGGGCCGACCCGGTGGGCTCCAGCGGCACCATCAAGGCCGCCGCCGCGGTGCTGGCCGCCACCGGCCAGGGCCCGGAGGGCATCATCGATCGCAAGGGCCTGGCCGCTCTGCGCAAGCGACTGATCAAGATGAAGCGCCTCGACAAGGTGGTCATGGACGGGCTCAAGGAGGATCGCGCCAGCGTCTTCCCCGCCGGCATCGCCGTGCTCTCGGCGGTCTTCGAGGCCTTCGGCCTCGAGCAGATGCGCTACTCCGACGGCGCCCTGCGCGAGGGTGTGCTCTATGACATGATCGGGCGCAATACCGCCGAAGACTCGCGACTGCAGACCCTCGAGGGGCTACGCCGGCGCTACCAGATCGATCCCCGTCAGGCCGACCAGGTGGCCTCCAGCGCCCGGCAGTGCCTGGCTCAGGTCGCCCACGCCTGGCCGCTGAACGCCGGCAACGCCCAGTTCCTCGACTGGGCCGCCCAGCTCCACGAGATCGGGCTTGCCATCTCCCACAGCCAGTTTCACCGCCACGGGGCCTACCTGCTGGCGCACTCCGATCTTGCCGGCCTGTCACGCCCCGAACAGCAGGCGCTGGCCTTCCTGGTACGCGCCCATCGGCGCAAGTTTCCACTCAAGGAGCTCGATGCCCTGCCCGCCTCGGTGCGACCTACGCTTGGGCGTCTGGCCCGCCTGCTGCGGCTGGCGGTGATCCTCAACCACTCCCGCCCCGAGCACCCACCGACGGGCTTTCGCCTCTCGGCGGACGGCGACCGGCTGTCGCTGTCGCTGGGCGCCGAGCTCGCCGACCAGGCGCTGCTGATCAATGACCTGGAGCAGGAGCAGGAGTATCAACGCGCCGCGGGATTCTCGCTTGCCATCGAGCCCCAGGAAAGCCTCGCCGCCTCGGCACGCTAG
- the tilS gene encoding tRNA lysidine(34) synthetase TilS, producing the protein MREESSLQPMIDDALAETPPGRRVWVALSGGLDSSLLLTLAARAVHRHPRSLYALHVDHGLQEASCEFVRHCHRLCDRLGVPLFIERVCVDMTTGRGLEAAAREARYDAFAARLDAGDTLWLAQHRRDQAETWLLAALRGSGVRGLAAMPAVREWAGLCLVRPLRDLPRARLERAAEALGLCWVEDPSNADEALDRNFLRRRVLPLLESRWPRVEASLGRSATLAGEADALLDELAGQDLRACGGEPGRLSLPALCALSAPRRRLLIRYACQCLGVPTPPAARLATLDEQLNARRDAQVQVAWPGGEARCWREALYLQCPVPGLPAGWQVEWDGRSALDTPQGRLKVRLDGGPCREEGGYRLRPRQGGETLRLAGRGRRDLKRLLQEAGLPPWRRQALLVVWDGEAVAAVLDPGRAGVLIAAEGYSAGRASPRD; encoded by the coding sequence ATGCGCGAGGAAAGCTCGCTGCAGCCGATGATCGACGACGCCCTGGCGGAGACCCCGCCGGGGCGTCGCGTTTGGGTGGCCCTCTCCGGCGGGCTCGACTCCAGCCTGCTGCTGACCCTGGCCGCCCGCGCGGTTCATCGTCATCCCCGTTCGCTGTATGCCCTGCATGTCGATCATGGCCTGCAGGAGGCGTCATGTGAGTTCGTGCGCCACTGCCACCGGCTCTGCGACCGCCTCGGCGTGCCCCTCTTCATCGAGCGTGTGTGCGTCGATATGACGACTGGCCGGGGGCTCGAGGCCGCCGCCCGCGAGGCCCGCTATGACGCCTTCGCCGCCCGGCTGGATGCCGGCGATACCCTGTGGCTCGCCCAGCACCGCCGTGACCAGGCCGAAACCTGGCTGCTGGCCGCCCTGCGTGGCAGCGGGGTGCGGGGGCTGGCGGCGATGCCAGCGGTGCGCGAGTGGGCTGGCCTTTGCCTGGTCCGCCCCCTGCGGGACCTGCCCCGGGCGCGTCTTGAGCGCGCCGCCGAGGCATTGGGGCTTTGCTGGGTCGAGGACCCGAGCAACGCGGATGAGGCGCTGGATCGCAACTTCCTGCGTCGGCGGGTGCTGCCGCTGCTCGAGTCCCGCTGGCCCCGGGTCGAGGCGAGCCTTGGGCGCAGCGCGACGCTCGCCGGCGAGGCGGATGCGCTCCTCGATGAGCTGGCGGGACAGGATCTGAGGGCCTGCGGCGGCGAGCCCGGCCGGTTGTCGCTGCCGGCGCTGTGCGCACTCAGCGCGCCGCGTCGGCGTCTGCTGATTCGCTACGCCTGCCAGTGCCTTGGAGTGCCCACTCCGCCGGCGGCGCGCCTGGCCACCCTCGATGAGCAGCTAAATGCCCGTCGCGATGCTCAGGTGCAGGTGGCCTGGCCCGGCGGCGAGGCCCGCTGCTGGCGCGAGGCGCTCTACCTGCAGTGCCCCGTGCCCGGCCTGCCCGCGGGCTGGCAGGTCGAGTGGGACGGTCGTTCGGCACTGGACACGCCGCAGGGGCGACTGAAGGTGCGTCTCGACGGCGGGCCTTGTCGGGAAGAGGGCGGCTATCGGCTGCGCCCCCGCCAGGGCGGCGAGACTCTGCGCTTGGCCGGCCGGGGGCGGCGGGATCTCAAGCGGCTTTTGCAGGAAGCAGGCCTGCCGCCCTGGCGGCGCCAGGCGCTGCTGGTGGTGTGGGACGGCGAAGCCGTGGCGGCGGTGCTGGACCCGGGACGGGCGGGGGTGCTGATCGCGGCCGAGGGCTACTCGGCCGGCAGGGCGTCACCCCGGGACTGA